In one Desulfoferula mesophila genomic region, the following are encoded:
- a CDS encoding HEAT repeat domain-containing protein has product MTRTIGYFSLCILLLACCSGAVSAWAETSQGDIPPYLQQKVLESCDQAAKQGLMAPIAGVDRAALLELLQAPCDHVRMVAVYTLGEIREPAALEPLIVLLASPDAHMCRAAAHALGKIGSERAVDPLAKLLNDPGRPDSARCTAARSLARIGGAQASSALRQAARTCTGQLHVVVSLALLKCPSATGKTGLQTAGVTF; this is encoded by the coding sequence ATGACCAGGACCATCGGCTACTTCAGCCTGTGTATTTTGCTTTTGGCTTGTTGCTCCGGCGCGGTGAGCGCTTGGGCCGAAACCTCGCAAGGCGATATACCCCCCTATCTGCAGCAAAAGGTGCTGGAGTCCTGCGACCAGGCCGCCAAGCAGGGCCTCATGGCCCCGATTGCCGGTGTGGACCGGGCGGCCCTGCTCGAATTGTTGCAGGCTCCTTGCGACCACGTGCGCATGGTGGCGGTATATACCCTGGGCGAAATCCGCGAGCCCGCGGCCCTGGAGCCCCTGATCGTGCTTTTGGCCTCGCCTGACGCCCATATGTGCCGGGCCGCGGCCCACGCCCTGGGCAAGATAGGCAGTGAGCGGGCGGTAGACCCCCTGGCCAAGCTGTTGAACGACCCCGGCCGGCCGGACTCCGCACGCTGCACCGCTGCCCGCTCCCTGGCGCGAATCGGGGGAGCGCAGGCGTCTTCGGCCTTGCGCCAGGCAGCGCGCACCTGTACCGGCCAGCTCCACGTCGTGGTCTCCCTGGCCCTGCTCAAGTGCCCCTCGGCCACGGGTAAGACAGGGCTTCAGACCGCGGGAGTCACCTTTTAA
- a CDS encoding glycosyltransferase family 2 protein: MSLAIIIVTYNSARVIEACLDSLGPWARKALVVDNASSDATAELVRRRGVRLLSMPGNLGFARAVNRGVKAALSRNVCLLNPDCLATPELFSLGLAALEGGERLIAAPALDDHGQTVPGRQPGYSRLKLAHDLLTLGWPFPHKLAWMSRRPGYHDRSWYWAHGACLFMQRELFLRLGGMPTNYFIYMEDVELGLRLRRAGGRVVELPYTLPHLTAQGAVVTAARRRWLLARGRLKYAARHYGTLFAVGLGLLTLPGLWAKGALK; the protein is encoded by the coding sequence TTGAGCCTGGCGATCATCATAGTCACCTACAATTCGGCCAGAGTGATAGAAGCCTGCCTGGACAGCCTGGGGCCCTGGGCCCGCAAGGCCCTGGTGGTGGACAACGCCTCCAGCGACGCCACGGCCGAGTTGGTGCGCCGCCGGGGGGTAAGGCTGCTCAGTATGCCCGGCAACCTGGGCTTTGCCCGGGCGGTGAACCGAGGAGTAAAGGCCGCCCTCAGCCGTAATGTCTGCCTGCTGAACCCGGACTGTCTGGCCACGCCGGAGCTGTTTTCCCTGGGGCTGGCGGCCTTGGAAGGCGGAGAAAGGCTCATCGCCGCCCCGGCCCTGGACGATCACGGCCAAACCGTGCCCGGCCGCCAGCCGGGCTATAGCCGCCTCAAGCTGGCCCACGACCTATTGACGCTGGGCTGGCCCTTCCCCCACAAGTTGGCCTGGATGAGCCGCCGGCCCGGTTATCATGACCGCTCGTGGTATTGGGCCCACGGGGCCTGCCTATTCATGCAACGCGAGCTGTTCCTGCGCCTGGGGGGGATGCCCACCAACTATTTCATATATATGGAAGACGTGGAGTTGGGCCTGCGCCTGCGCCGGGCCGGGGGCCGGGTGGTGGAGTTGCCCTACACCCTGCCCCATCTCACCGCCCAAGGAGCCGTGGTGACCGCCGCCCGCCGCCGCTGGCTTTTGGCCAGGGGCCGCCTCAAATACGCGGCCCGGCACTACGGCACGTTGTTCGCAGTGGGCCTGGGCTTGCTCACCCTGCCGGGCCTATGGGCCAAGGGAGCGCTCAAATGA
- a CDS encoding glycosyltransferase: MIYYFLPTGGVAGGVKVGFQFMEALISLGVPGVVATPGGEAAQWFSCSVPVMDRGRALERITPQDWAILNWPHDLDDLAASGARLAAHVQGVPDMEPVFRHPGVRFLTCWETATQHLKKNYGHDPVFVGISVSQCFFNQGEMKRDNQAAYMPRRGLSIATRAARSLDHLDWHPLDGMDEAGICRHLHKAGVYLATAVKEQFGLPPLEAMAAGCLVASVPVVGGMEFLRDGYNCLVDEPEALVGRLKKLTRPEQAPLRELMRLRARATAYNYHPYTLKRRLAHLLDGPLEGLRA; this comes from the coding sequence ATGATCTACTACTTTCTGCCCACCGGGGGCGTCGCCGGCGGGGTCAAGGTAGGCTTCCAGTTCATGGAGGCGCTCATTTCCCTGGGGGTTCCCGGCGTGGTGGCCACCCCTGGCGGCGAGGCGGCCCAGTGGTTTTCCTGCTCCGTGCCGGTGATGGATCGCGGTCGGGCCCTGGAGCGCATCACCCCCCAAGACTGGGCCATACTCAACTGGCCCCACGACCTGGACGACTTGGCGGCCAGCGGAGCCCGCCTGGCCGCCCACGTGCAGGGCGTCCCCGACATGGAGCCTGTCTTCCGCCATCCGGGCGTCCGGTTTTTGACCTGCTGGGAGACGGCGACCCAGCACCTGAAGAAAAACTACGGACATGACCCCGTGTTCGTGGGCATAAGTGTTTCCCAGTGCTTTTTCAATCAGGGCGAGATGAAACGGGACAACCAGGCCGCCTACATGCCTCGGCGGGGGCTGAGCATAGCCACCCGAGCCGCGCGCTCCCTTGACCACCTGGATTGGCATCCCCTGGACGGCATGGACGAGGCCGGGATATGCCGCCACCTGCACAAGGCGGGGGTCTACTTGGCCACCGCGGTAAAAGAGCAGTTCGGTCTGCCCCCCCTGGAGGCCATGGCCGCCGGTTGCCTGGTGGCCTCGGTGCCGGTGGTGGGGGGCATGGAGTTTTTGCGCGACGGCTACAACTGTCTGGTGGATGAACCCGAGGCCCTGGTAGGCCGACTTAAAAAGCTCACCCGCCCCGAACAGGCTCCCTTGCGCGAGCTTATGCGCCTGCGGGCCAGGGCCACGGCCTATAATTATCACCCCTACACCCTCAAGCGGCGGCTGGCCCACCTGCTTGACGGGCCTCTAGAGGGATTGAGGGCTTGA
- a CDS encoding glycosyltransferase family 2 protein codes for MGSRLLTVIIPSRGMLPLLEQCLATLWRSLDAAGVAERSCVAVVDNASQPPLPPRRIAAGGAELIRLDGHHSFSRANNLAARHLPAANYLLLNNDVLLAPSAIGEMLGLFRRIPQAGICGARLVFPDGSLQHAGVVFGPGQQGPYHLLRAQPSHLMPRLEREFQAVTGACLLIRGELWDELGGLDESYPFGLEDIDFCLRARQLGWRIFCCQDSESLHFESMTPGRVKLDVGSRKQFMSRWQGHYTIDG; via the coding sequence ATGGGTTCCAGGCTGCTTACGGTGATAATACCCTCAAGGGGCATGCTGCCCCTGCTGGAGCAGTGCCTGGCTACCCTGTGGCGCTCGTTGGACGCCGCTGGAGTGGCCGAGCGCAGCTGCGTGGCCGTGGTGGACAACGCCAGCCAGCCCCCCCTGCCCCCCCGGCGCATCGCCGCCGGAGGGGCCGAGCTGATCAGGCTGGACGGGCACCACAGCTTTTCCCGGGCCAACAACCTGGCCGCCCGGCACCTGCCCGCGGCCAACTACCTGCTGCTCAACAACGACGTGCTCTTGGCTCCCTCGGCCATTGGCGAGATGCTGGGACTTTTCAGGCGGATCCCCCAGGCGGGCATCTGTGGAGCCAGGTTGGTGTTTCCCGACGGCAGCCTGCAACACGCCGGCGTGGTGTTCGGCCCGGGTCAGCAGGGGCCCTATCACTTGCTGCGCGCCCAGCCCAGCCATCTCATGCCTCGGTTGGAGCGCGAGTTCCAGGCGGTCACCGGGGCCTGCCTGCTTATCCGGGGCGAGTTGTGGGACGAGTTGGGCGGCTTGGACGAATCCTATCCCTTCGGCTTGGAAGACATCGATTTTTGCCTGCGGGCCCGGCAACTAGGCTGGCGCATCTTTTGCTGCCAGGACAGCGAATCGCTGCACTTCGAATCCATGACCCCCGGCCGGGTCAAGCTGGACGTGGGCAGCCGCAAGCAGTTTATGTCCCGCTGGCAGGGGCATTACACCATAGACGGATGA
- a CDS encoding glycosyltransferase family 2 protein, whose amino-acid sequence MSDTRITGIVHTRDSAATLEAALASLAWVDELMVVDMQSSDDSVAIAKRMGAQVHHAEIAPRIDGVRNRYVAKASGDWVLVLDSDEYLSDDAPELVRGLIAESGGKYDAYALPRYNYLGEQVTLGGGRHPDYQIRLFKKGAVLWPDAHHTPPVITTGPARLREVPPSQGPHIHHRNYRDLRQLIARQLDYALSDVYPSDPESFDFAAYLAKAHEQMALRRDPQTDGDLSEAMALVMAWDSVMRGLIHWDSLEPRPPLNMLQALPSSAAQIPSWEIRARRYLGRHLALRHLLKAVRLRLRALLPKRG is encoded by the coding sequence ATGTCTGATACCAGGATCACCGGCATCGTACACACCCGCGACTCGGCGGCCACCCTGGAAGCGGCCCTGGCCAGCCTGGCCTGGGTCGACGAGCTGATGGTGGTGGACATGCAAAGCAGCGACGACAGCGTGGCCATAGCCAAGCGCATGGGCGCGCAGGTGCACCACGCCGAAATAGCCCCGCGCATAGACGGGGTGCGCAACCGCTACGTGGCCAAGGCCTCGGGGGATTGGGTTCTGGTGCTGGACTCCGACGAGTACCTCTCCGACGACGCTCCCGAGCTGGTGCGGGGGCTCATCGCCGAGTCGGGCGGCAAATACGACGCCTATGCCCTGCCCCGCTACAACTATCTGGGAGAGCAAGTGACCCTGGGTGGGGGCCGCCATCCCGACTACCAGATCCGGCTGTTCAAAAAGGGCGCGGTGCTTTGGCCCGACGCCCACCACACCCCGCCGGTGATCACCACCGGCCCGGCCCGGCTGCGGGAGGTGCCTCCCAGCCAAGGCCCGCACATTCACCACCGCAACTACCGCGACCTGCGGCAGCTGATCGCCCGGCAGCTCGACTATGCCCTGAGCGACGTATATCCCAGCGACCCGGAGTCCTTCGACTTCGCCGCCTACCTGGCCAAGGCCCACGAGCAAATGGCCCTGCGCCGCGATCCCCAGACCGACGGCGATCTTTCGGAGGCCATGGCCCTGGTGATGGCCTGGGACTCGGTGATGCGCGGCCTCATCCACTGGGACTCCCTGGAGCCCCGCCCGCCGCTGAACATGCTGCAGGCCTTGCCCAGTTCCGCCGCCCAGATACCCAGCTGGGAGATCCGGGCGCGCCGCTACCTGGGCCGCCACCTGGCGCTCCGCCACCTGCTCAAGGCGGTGCGGTTGCGTCTGCGCGCCCTGTTGCCCAAGCGAGGTTGA
- a CDS encoding ABC transporter ATP-binding protein, with protein MTTPRPTKTSGSQIGLAELGVTKSVLAWLFMLSIVLAVFEGVGLGMLLPVLAYVRTGGLPADGFIGRVMGDALGWLGAWGKNWELAGLLVLTFSIICLRYAVNYVRDVRLVHLRLSITRMLRDKVVRVLVRSDLGYLLSRRSGELQSSLTLETERAGQAASAQVNLITATALVVVYMLLLVLLSPLLTAVTVPILALVALVLRWQSRKSFSLATAVSEQNLRLGDQISEVLGGILRIKMRGQEAKAEELLSTTAERIFRGMFNLERLRLAVEISTHPLMAAAGLLVMLLAVAAAEVSLEVMAVFVFVLVRMAPQVNLFINIWSQRNACMASLQRVRQLVAQAGERRESGGGHRPGPVPVEGVEFRDVWFRYPGAKEDDYALREVNCAIAANSLTAVVGRSGAGKSTLANLLAAYHLPTQGEILLDGHPLETYRLSALRHGMAFVDQQPFFFNDTIRENLNFGVVPPLSDEALEQVLKDSGSWEFVSRLEQGLDTPVGERGSRLSQGQKQRLAIAHALVVKARVLILDEPTSALDKTSERIIAQTIRNLASRLMVIVIAHRLQTVRWSDQILLVEQGRLIAQGNHDSLLASCPQYRELFGKDD; from the coding sequence ATGACCACTCCCCGACCCACAAAGACCAGCGGGTCCCAGATCGGCTTGGCCGAACTGGGAGTGACCAAGTCGGTGTTGGCCTGGCTTTTCATGTTAAGCATTGTGCTCGCGGTGTTCGAGGGGGTGGGCCTGGGGATGCTGCTGCCGGTGCTGGCCTACGTGCGCACCGGGGGCCTGCCTGCCGACGGGTTTATCGGGCGGGTCATGGGTGACGCCCTGGGCTGGTTGGGGGCCTGGGGCAAGAACTGGGAGCTGGCCGGGCTCCTGGTGCTTACTTTTAGCATCATTTGCCTGCGCTACGCCGTCAACTACGTGCGCGACGTCCGGCTGGTCCACTTGCGCCTTTCCATTACCCGCATGCTGCGCGACAAGGTGGTGCGGGTTCTGGTGCGCTCGGACCTGGGCTATCTGCTTTCCCGCCGCAGCGGAGAGCTGCAATCCAGCCTGACCCTGGAAACCGAGCGGGCCGGCCAGGCGGCCTCGGCCCAGGTGAACCTTATCACCGCGACGGCCCTGGTGGTGGTTTACATGCTGCTGCTGGTGTTGCTCTCCCCCCTGCTCACGGCGGTAACGGTGCCCATTTTGGCCCTGGTGGCCTTGGTCCTCAGATGGCAGAGCCGCAAGTCATTTTCCCTGGCCACGGCGGTCAGTGAGCAGAACCTGCGCTTGGGCGATCAGATTTCAGAGGTGCTGGGCGGCATCCTGCGCATCAAGATGCGCGGCCAGGAGGCCAAAGCCGAGGAGCTGCTGTCCACCACGGCGGAGCGCATCTTCCGGGGGATGTTCAACCTGGAGCGCCTGCGCCTGGCGGTGGAGATTTCCACCCACCCGCTGATGGCCGCGGCGGGCCTGTTGGTGATGCTCCTGGCGGTGGCGGCCGCCGAGGTCAGCCTGGAAGTCATGGCGGTTTTCGTTTTCGTGCTGGTGCGCATGGCCCCGCAGGTGAACCTGTTCATCAACATATGGTCCCAGCGCAACGCCTGCATGGCCAGCCTGCAGCGGGTGCGGCAATTGGTGGCCCAGGCCGGTGAGCGGCGGGAGTCGGGCGGCGGTCACCGCCCGGGACCGGTGCCGGTCGAGGGAGTGGAGTTCCGCGACGTCTGGTTCCGTTATCCCGGAGCCAAAGAGGACGACTACGCCTTGCGGGAGGTGAATTGCGCCATAGCCGCCAACTCGTTGACCGCCGTGGTGGGGCGCTCGGGGGCGGGCAAGTCCACCCTGGCCAACCTGCTGGCCGCCTACCACCTGCCCACCCAGGGCGAGATTTTGCTGGACGGGCACCCCCTGGAGACCTACCGTTTGTCGGCCCTGCGCCATGGCATGGCCTTCGTGGACCAGCAGCCCTTTTTCTTCAACGACACCATCCGCGAGAACCTCAACTTCGGAGTGGTGCCTCCCCTGTCCGACGAGGCTTTGGAACAGGTGCTCAAGGACAGCGGCAGCTGGGAGTTCGTCAGCCGTCTGGAACAAGGCCTGGACACCCCGGTGGGCGAGCGGGGTTCGCGCCTGTCCCAGGGCCAGAAACAACGCCTGGCCATCGCCCACGCCCTGGTGGTAAAGGCCAGGGTGCTGATCCTGGACGAGCCCACCAGCGCCCTGGACAAGACCTCGGAGCGCATCATCGCCCAGACCATACGCAACCTGGCCTCGCGCCTGATGGTCATCGTCATCGCCCACCGCCTGCAAACCGTGCGCTGGTCCGACCAGATCCTGCTGGTGGAACAGGGCCGCCTCATAGCCCAGGGAAACCATGATTCCCTGTTGGCCAGCTGCCCCCAGTACCGCGAGCTTTTCGGAAAAGACGACTAG
- a CDS encoding glycosyltransferase family 2 protein: MLVNYNGLPHVLDGILSLLDLARAPERIVMVDNASRDGSPDIVRERFPMVELLTSPVNAGFAQGANLGLELALQRGADTVWLFNPDARAHPRALEAMLRVLDADPQVGAVGSLLRWAGRDRVQAWGGGRVSLVTGRARHLTRPPDRGGLDYLCGASLLLRARALRQVGLLDPGFPLYWEDADLSLRLRRAGWRLAVAPDSVVEHQPSTGLGHDEAAWHRLYTGGSLRFFGKHAPLPWLPVGLGSAARLARRLAQGRRAAAAGIIQGLFSRDWKKLPS; encoded by the coding sequence GTGCTGGTGAATTATAACGGCCTGCCCCACGTGCTGGACGGCATCTTATCCCTGTTGGATCTTGCCCGCGCGCCGGAACGGATCGTAATGGTGGACAACGCCTCGCGAGACGGTTCGCCCGATATAGTGCGAGAACGCTTCCCGATGGTGGAGTTGCTGACCTCCCCTGTCAACGCCGGATTCGCCCAAGGGGCCAACCTGGGCCTGGAGTTGGCCTTGCAACGCGGCGCCGACACGGTGTGGCTGTTCAATCCGGACGCCAGGGCCCATCCCCGCGCCCTGGAGGCCATGCTGCGGGTCCTGGATGCCGATCCTCAGGTGGGAGCGGTGGGTTCTCTGCTCCGCTGGGCCGGCCGTGACCGTGTGCAGGCCTGGGGCGGAGGCCGGGTCAGCCTGGTCACCGGACGGGCCCGCCACCTCACCCGCCCGCCCGACCGCGGCGGGCTGGATTATCTTTGCGGAGCCAGCCTGCTCCTGCGCGCCCGGGCCCTGCGGCAGGTGGGCCTTTTGGACCCCGGCTTCCCGCTGTATTGGGAGGACGCCGACCTGAGCCTGCGCCTGCGCCGGGCCGGGTGGCGCCTGGCCGTGGCCCCGGACTCGGTGGTGGAGCATCAGCCCAGCACCGGGCTGGGCCACGACGAGGCGGCCTGGCACCGGCTCTATACGGGGGGCTCGCTGCGTTTCTTCGGCAAGCACGCCCCCCTGCCCTGGCTGCCCGTGGGCCTGGGCAGCGCCGCCCGCCTGGCCCGCCGCCTGGCCCAAGGACGCCGGGCGGCGGCGGCGGGCATTATCCAGGGCCTTTTTTCGCGAGACTGGAAAAAGTTGCCATCATGA
- a CDS encoding glycosyltransferase family 4 protein: MYTYEMARALSTLPSLQVHLSLSRQSELLKESQELGLPGWPVDTYTGPMDALRASLRLPRLRRKFSAYLDRERFDWVCCTMTHLWNPFMLKGVRQSGARYLLVLHDARHHPGERYPLLGRMLKSEVNRADLVVTLSEYVRSQAIETFKLQPANVCVIPHGPFFYGRPRTPASAPPAKMPMRLLFFGRILPYKGLDLLVEAMRLLKRDFPEVKLIVAGQGNLGEGNRKALAELGAKVVNRWLASEEVSAIIAEGDLLVAPYTSASQSGVLPLAYAHALPVVATEVGGLREQVLPGVTGLLSGPPDPASLARTIARVISDPALYARLSAGASEYAAQSIAWPGLARQLASAMEQTGKRMSSPHRLRPVPA; encoded by the coding sequence ATGTATACCTATGAGATGGCCAGGGCCTTGTCCACCCTGCCCTCGCTGCAGGTGCATCTGTCCCTGTCTCGCCAATCGGAGCTTTTGAAAGAGTCGCAGGAGCTCGGCCTGCCCGGCTGGCCGGTGGACACCTATACCGGCCCCATGGACGCCTTGCGGGCCAGCCTGCGGCTGCCCCGTTTGCGCAGAAAGTTCTCCGCCTATCTGGACCGGGAGCGTTTCGACTGGGTCTGCTGCACCATGACCCATTTATGGAACCCCTTCATGTTGAAAGGGGTGCGGCAAAGCGGGGCTCGCTATTTGCTGGTGTTGCACGACGCTCGGCATCATCCCGGCGAGCGCTATCCGCTGCTGGGGCGCATGCTCAAATCCGAGGTGAACCGGGCCGACCTTGTGGTGACCCTGAGCGAATACGTGCGCTCCCAGGCCATCGAGACTTTTAAGCTGCAACCAGCGAACGTGTGTGTGATACCGCACGGGCCGTTTTTTTACGGACGGCCCCGAACCCCTGCCAGCGCCCCGCCCGCCAAAATGCCCATGCGGCTTTTGTTCTTTGGCCGCATCCTGCCCTACAAGGGGTTGGACCTTCTGGTGGAGGCGATGCGCCTGCTGAAGCGGGATTTCCCCGAAGTGAAACTGATTGTGGCCGGGCAGGGAAACCTGGGCGAAGGCAACCGCAAGGCCCTGGCCGAGTTGGGGGCCAAGGTGGTAAACCGCTGGCTGGCCTCCGAGGAGGTGTCGGCGATCATCGCGGAGGGCGACCTGCTGGTGGCGCCCTACACTTCGGCCAGCCAGTCCGGGGTGTTGCCCCTGGCCTATGCCCACGCGCTGCCGGTGGTGGCCACCGAGGTGGGAGGCCTGCGGGAGCAAGTGCTGCCGGGGGTCACCGGCCTGCTGTCCGGCCCCCCGGACCCGGCCTCCCTGGCCCGCACCATCGCCCGGGTGATAAGCGACCCCGCCCTCTACGCCCGCCTGTCCGCCGGGGCCAGTGAATACGCGGCCCAGTCCATCGCCTGGCCCGGCCTGGCCCGTCAGTTGGCCAGCGCCATGGAACAAACCGGGAAAAGGATGTCATCCCCGCATCGCCTCCGGCCAGTTCCGGCTTAG
- a CDS encoding dTDP-4-dehydrorhamnose 3,5-epimerase family protein, which produces MDLLHGVKVKPLKVIPDGRGRLVEILRADDEMFQGFGQVYMTTTRPGIVKAWHLHRKQHDHVFCAAGMIRLGIYDDREDSPTKGQGNEFFIGVHNPLLVQISPGLYHGWKCISTEEALIINTVTHPYDYAEPDEYRRDAHDPHIPWDWSDRDG; this is translated from the coding sequence ATGGATTTGCTGCACGGGGTCAAGGTGAAGCCCCTAAAGGTGATCCCCGACGGGCGGGGCCGCCTGGTGGAGATTCTAAGAGCCGACGATGAGATGTTTCAGGGCTTCGGCCAGGTCTACATGACCACCACCCGGCCGGGCATCGTCAAGGCCTGGCATCTGCACCGCAAACAGCACGACCACGTGTTCTGCGCGGCGGGCATGATCCGCCTGGGCATCTATGACGACCGCGAGGACTCGCCCACCAAAGGCCAGGGCAACGAGTTTTTCATCGGGGTGCACAATCCCCTGCTGGTGCAAATCTCGCCGGGGCTCTACCACGGCTGGAAATGCATCAGCACCGAGGAGGCCCTGATCATCAACACCGTGACCCATCCCTACGACTACGCCGAGCCTGACGAATACCGCCGAGACGCCCACGACCCCCACATCCCCTGGGACTGGAGCGATCGCGACGGCTAG
- the rfbB gene encoding dTDP-glucose 4,6-dehydratase has product MNLDTTNLLVTGGGGFIGSALVEMLLARPGVRVLNLDKVTYAANPEALKRFAREPNYGFARGDICDRPLVERLLAEFRPQGLIHLAAESHVDRSIDDAAGFLQTNIMGTHALLEASLAYWRGLAGSEKEAFRFLHVSTDEVYGSLGPRGLFREDSPYLPNSPYSASKASSDLLVRAWQRTYGLPTITCHASNNYGPRQFPEKLIPLMIIKAQNGEALPVYGKGDNVRDWMHVSDHARGLLMAMERGQIGQTYNLGGGVELNNLELVQRICRMLDQELAGSRRGPHEELITFVPDRPGHDQRYALDIGKARAELGWSPQVEFDQGLADTVRWYLDNRAWWERIQKERYDGVRLGLA; this is encoded by the coding sequence ATGAACTTGGACACGACAAATTTACTGGTCACCGGAGGTGGGGGCTTCATCGGCTCGGCCCTGGTGGAAATGCTGCTGGCCCGGCCCGGGGTGCGGGTGCTCAACCTGGACAAGGTGACCTACGCGGCCAACCCCGAGGCCCTGAAGCGCTTCGCCCGCGAGCCCAATTACGGCTTCGCGCGGGGCGACATCTGCGACCGGCCCCTGGTGGAGCGCCTGCTGGCCGAGTTTCGGCCCCAAGGCCTGATCCACCTGGCCGCCGAATCCCATGTGGACCGCTCCATAGACGATGCCGCCGGTTTTTTGCAGACCAACATCATGGGCACCCACGCGCTACTGGAGGCGTCCCTGGCCTATTGGCGCGGCCTGGCGGGAAGTGAAAAGGAGGCCTTCCGTTTTTTGCACGTGTCCACCGACGAGGTGTACGGCTCCCTGGGCCCCCGGGGCCTGTTTCGCGAGGACAGCCCCTATTTGCCCAATTCACCCTATTCGGCCAGCAAGGCCTCTTCCGACCTGTTGGTGCGGGCCTGGCAGCGCACCTATGGCCTGCCCACCATCACTTGCCACGCCTCCAACAACTACGGCCCCCGCCAGTTTCCGGAAAAGCTCATCCCCTTGATGATCATCAAGGCCCAAAACGGCGAGGCCTTGCCGGTGTACGGCAAGGGGGACAACGTGCGCGACTGGATGCACGTGAGCGACCACGCCCGCGGCCTCCTGATGGCCATGGAACGTGGGCAGATCGGCCAGACCTACAACCTGGGCGGCGGGGTGGAGCTTAACAATCTGGAGTTGGTCCAACGTATCTGCCGTATGCTGGACCAAGAGCTGGCCGGCAGCCGCCGGGGGCCCCACGAGGAGCTGATAACCTTCGTGCCCGACCGGCCGGGTCACGACCAGCGCTACGCCCTGGACATCGGCAAGGCCCGGGCGGAGTTGGGCTGGTCCCCCCAGGTGGAATTTGACCAAGGCCTGGCCGACACGGTGCGCTGGTATCTGGACAATCGAGCCTGGTGGGAGCGCATTCAAAAGGAACGCTACGACGGGGTGAGGCTGGGGCTGGCCTGA
- the rfbA gene encoding glucose-1-phosphate thymidylyltransferase RfbA: protein MYKGIVLAGGNGTRLYPATKAVSKQLMVVYDKPMIYYPIATLMLAGITEILVITTENDQPAYQALLRDGSQWGLKFSYIVQPRPEGLAQAFTLGREFLDGAPAALTLGDNLFFGHAFTNLLRQATSREDLATVFLYQVSDPGRYGVAEFDEQGDICQVVEKPKEPPSRWAVTGLYFFTPEVSEVAAGVQKSARGEYEITEVINHYIKSQRIQAIKMGRGYAWLDTGTPEALLQASSFVGTIESRQGVKIACLEEIAYNLELMGRDQLKQMLEDKRDIPYYKYVLDLIEAGGPVPPA, encoded by the coding sequence GTGTATAAAGGAATCGTCTTGGCCGGGGGAAACGGCACCAGGCTCTACCCGGCCACCAAGGCTGTAAGCAAGCAGCTCATGGTGGTTTACGACAAGCCCATGATCTATTACCCCATAGCCACCCTCATGCTGGCCGGCATAACCGAAATACTGGTGATCACGACTGAAAACGACCAGCCCGCCTACCAGGCCCTGCTGCGCGACGGTTCCCAATGGGGCTTGAAGTTCTCCTACATAGTCCAGCCCCGTCCCGAGGGCCTGGCCCAGGCCTTCACCTTGGGACGCGAGTTCCTGGACGGCGCGCCAGCCGCCCTCACGCTGGGCGACAACCTGTTCTTCGGGCACGCCTTTACCAATCTGCTGCGCCAGGCCACCTCCCGCGAAGACCTGGCCACCGTGTTCCTCTACCAGGTCTCCGATCCCGGACGCTATGGCGTGGCCGAGTTCGACGAGCAGGGCGACATCTGCCAAGTGGTGGAAAAACCGAAAGAACCTCCCTCGCGTTGGGCGGTGACCGGCCTGTACTTCTTCACTCCCGAGGTGAGCGAGGTGGCTGCCGGGGTGCAAAAGTCGGCCCGGGGCGAGTATGAGATTACCGAGGTCATCAACCACTACATCAAGTCCCAGCGCATCCAGGCCATCAAGATGGGGCGGGGCTACGCTTGGCTGGACACCGGCACCCCCGAGGCCTTGTTGCAGGCCTCGAGTTTCGTGGGCACCATCGAAAGCCGCCAAGGGGTCAAGATCGCCTGCCTGGAGGAGATCGCCTACAACCTGGAGTTGATGGGGCGAGATCAGTTAAAGCAAATGCTCGAAGATAAGCGCGACATACCTTATTACAAGTATGTCCTGGACCTGATAGAGGCGGGTGGCCCAGTGCCCCCGGCCTGA